One Pyrus communis chromosome 13, drPyrComm1.1, whole genome shotgun sequence genomic window carries:
- the LOC137712581 gene encoding uncharacterized protein — MFLQRQRASVLTQALQIQLRRYTQSSAAVLLQPDPELDPDLESTTSFPIPDPKYAETIFAVPRTTSGKSISAKERKAGRVPSIIFEQEDGQHGGNKRLVSVRTNQIRKLVGHLGRSFFLSRLFDLEVRSDFDSENDVVERVRVLPRSIHLHSATDAPLNVTFIRAPSHALLKVDIPLVFRGDDVSPGLKKNGCLNTIKRTVKFLCPADVIPPYIDVDLSELDVNQKIVMGDLKVHPDLKLLQSKNEPVCKITGARVSEQKKSKDKDSK, encoded by the exons ATGTTCCTCCAGAGGCAGCGCGCCTCCGTACTCACCCAAGCCCTCCAAATCCAACTCCGCCGTTACACCCAATCGTCCGCCGCCGTCCTCCTCCAACCGGACCCCGAACTCGATCCCGACCTCGAATCCACCACCTCCTTCCCGATACCCGACCCGAAGTACGCCGAGACCATCTTCGCAGTCCCACGCACCACCTCTGGCAAAAGCATCTCCGCCAAAGAGCGCAAGGCCGGCCGCGTCCCCAGTATCATCTTCGAGCAGGAGGACGGCCAGCACGGCGGCAACAAGCGCCTCGTTTCTGTACGGACCAACCAGATCCGCAAGCTCGTCGGTCATCTCGGCCGCTCTTTCTTCCTCTCCAGGCTCTTTGACCTTGAGGTTCGCTCCGACTTCGACTCCGAAAACGACGTCGTTGAGAGGGTCCGCGTTTTGCCTCGCTCG ATTCATCTGCACTCTGCGACGGATGCACCGCTGAATGTGACCTTCATAAGGGCTCCTTCCCATGCTTTGTTGAAAGTCGATATTCCCCTTGTGTTTCGAGGAGATGATGTCTCTCCTGGATTgaagaaaa ATGGTTGTCTAAACACAATCAAGAGGACCGTAAAGTTCCTCTGTCCTGCTGATGTGATTCCTCCATATATTGATGTGGATCTGAGTGAGTTGGATGTTAACCAAAAGATAGTAATGGGAGATCTCAAAGTTCATCCAGATCTCAAGCTTCTGCAGTCGAAGAATGAACCTGTTTGTAAGATCACGGGAGCAAGGGTTTCTGAACAAAAGAAGTCTAAAGACAAAGACTCTAAATAA
- the LOC137713279 gene encoding disease resistance protein RPV1-like translates to MASTTHPTQCIYDVFLSFRGQDNRKNFTDHLYAAFDLKGIVTFRDDLKLGRGKSISPELLKAIEESRFAVVVFSRNYASSTWCLDELTFAAYEESFKGNVEKVRRWRVATTEIANLSGWHLQDRHKSEVIREISQGISSKLRDTFSQVSKELAGIESRLEELNTYLGTELDDVRIIGICGMGGIGKTTISRVLYERVSGQFDGSSFLSNVREVSEKCGLVALQRQIISEILMETNVNVWDVFKGCDVIRTRLRHRRVLLILDDVDQSELLENLATKHDWFGSGSRIIITTRDEHLLLRHGVDQIYEAKELDQDESLMLISWKAFKKMVSRWRLKFWGPFCLAGLYLSGKVH, encoded by the exons ATGGCTTCCACTACGCATCCAACTCAATGCATATACGACGTCTTCCTTAGTTTCAGAGGCCAAGACAATCGCAAGAACTTCACTGACCATCTGTATGCTGCTTTCGACCTCAAAGGAATCGTGACCTTCAGAGACGACCTCAAACTTGGCAGAGGAAAATCCATTTCCCCGGAACTCCTGAAAGCAATCGAAGAATCAAGGTTTGCGGTAGTTGTTTTCTCACGAAACTATGCTTCTTCGACATGGTGTTTGGATGAGCTTA CGTTTGCTGCTTACGAAGAATCTTTCAAGGGAAATGTAGAGAAGGTGCGGAGATGGAGGGTTGCAACGACGGAGATAGCCAATCTCTCTGGATGGCATTTGCAGGATAG ACATAAGTCAGAAGTTATCCGTGAAATTTCTCAAGGAATATCGAGTAAATTGAGGGACACATTCTCTCAAGTTTCCAAAGAACTAGCTGGAATAGAATCTCGTCTGGAGGAACTAAATACGTATTTAGGTACAGAGTTAGATGACGTTCGCATTATAGGGATCTGCGGGATGGGAGGAATAGGTAAGACAACTATTTCTCGTGTTCTGTATGAGAGAGTATCGGGCCAATTTGATGGTAGTAGCTTTCTTTCCAACGTCAGAGAGGTTTCCGAAAAGTGTGGACTAGTTGCTTTACAGAGACAAATTATTTCAGAAATCCTGATGGAAACAAATGTAAATGTATGGGATGTCTTCAAAGGTTGCGATGTAATAAGAACCAGATTGCGTCATAGAAGGGTTCTTCTTATTCTTGATGACGTGGATCAATCAGAACTGTTAGAAAATTTAGCAACAAAACATGATTGGTTTGGTTCGGGGAGTAGAATCATCATAACAACTAGAGATGAGCATTTGCTTCTTCGACATGGAGTGGATCAAATATACGAGGCCAAAGAATTGGATCAAGATGAATCTCTTATGCTCATTAGTTGGAAAGCGTTTAAAAAGATGGTCTCCCGTTGGCGCTTGAAGTTTTGGGGTCCTTTCTGTTTGGCAGGACTGTATCTGAGTGGAAAAGTGCATTGA
- the LOC137712580 gene encoding BTB/POZ and MATH domain-containing protein 4-like isoform X2, translating into MISGRQKSSRSLASPSSSRFVTETVNGSHNFVIKGYSLAKGIGVGKHIASENFTVGGFQWAIYFYPDGKNPEDNSAYVSVFIALASEGTDVRALFELTLVDQGPNGKHKVHSHFDRSLESGPYTLKYRGSMWGYKRFFRRTLLESSSFLKDDCLKINCTVGVVVSAIDSSRLHSIHVPDSDIGDHFGMLLENEEGSDVTFNVCGERFHAHKLVLAARSPLFEKEFFDGMKEENHDVVVTDTDPKVFKALLHFIYTDNLIEDEELSDASSLCMSSLSDGLAAKLLAASDKYGLPRLRLMCESVLCKIMSVNSVAIILALADRYRAMDLKSVCLKFAAENLVGILKILKTWESRMVPVVPIALYMPVS; encoded by the exons ATGATATCCGGCAGGCAGAAGAGCAGCCGGTCTCTGGCGTCGCCGTCCAGCTCGCGCTTCGTGACGGAAACCGTTAACGGGTCCCACAACTTCGTCATCAAAGGGTACTCCTTGGCCAAAGGAATTGGGGTCGGAAAGCACATTGCCAGTGAGAATTTCACCGTCGGGGGGTTTCAATGGGCCATCTATTTTTACCCTGATGGTAAAAACCCTGAGGATAACTCAGCTTACGTCTCCGTCTTCATTGCCCTCGCCTCCGAGGGCACCGACGTCCGAGCTCTCTTCGAATTGACACTCGTTGATCAGGGTCCTAATGGCAAGCACAAGGTCCATAGCCACTTCGATCGCTCGCTCGAAAGCGGGCCTTACACCCTCAAGTATAGGGGCAGCATGTG GGGCTACAAACGATTTTTCAGACGGACACTGCTCGAATCATCTAGTTTCCTCAAGGATGATTGCTTGAAAATTAATTGCACTGTTGGTGTTGTGGTTTCTGCAATAGATAGTTCGAGATTGCACTCCATACATGTCCCCGATTCTGATATTGGAGATCATTTTGGTATGCTTTTGGAGAATGAGGAAGGTTCAGATGTTACTTTCAATGTATGTGGAGAAAGGTTTCATGCCCACAAGTTAGTACTGGCAGCTAGATCTCCtttatttgaaaaagaatttttCGATGGAATGAAAGAAGAGAATCATGATGTAGTTGTTACAGATACAGATCCCAAGGTCTTTAAG GCGTTGTTACACTTCATATACACAGATAACCTTATTGAAGATGAAGAGTTGTCAGATGCAAGTTCACTGTGCATGTCTTCTCTATCCGATGGATTAGCTGCCAAGTTGCTTGCTGCATCAGACAAATATGGGTTACCTCGACTCAGACTGATGTGTGAATCTGTTCTCTGCAAGATTATGTCTGTTAATTCTGTTGCCATTATTCTGGCCCTGGCGGACCGTTATCGTGCTATGGATCTAAAGTCTGTTTGCCTAAAGTTTGCTGCTGAAAACCTAGTTG GGATCCTGAAGATATTGAAAACCTGGGAATCAAGAATGGTGCCTGTCGTTCCTATTGCACTTTACATGCCAGTCTCCTAA
- the LOC137712580 gene encoding BTB/POZ and MATH domain-containing protein 4-like isoform X1 — MISGRQKSSRSLASPSSSRFVTETVNGSHNFVIKGYSLAKGIGVGKHIASENFTVGGFQWAIYFYPDGKNPEDNSAYVSVFIALASEGTDVRALFELTLVDQGPNGKHKVHSHFDRSLESGPYTLKYRGSMWGYKRFFRRTLLESSSFLKDDCLKINCTVGVVVSAIDSSRLHSIHVPDSDIGDHFGMLLENEEGSDVTFNVCGERFHAHKLVLAARSPLFEKEFFDGMKEENHDVVVTDTDPKVFKALLHFIYTDNLIEDEELSDASSLCMSSLSDGLAAKLLAASDKYGLPRLRLMCESVLCKIMSVNSVAIILALADRYRAMDLKSVCLKFAAENLVAVMESDGFEYLKENCPLLQSELLKTVAGCDEELSGGEKTRSVWGQFSDGGDTNDRSVRQRTWENGGERSQSIWVPLSDGGDARGRSRSRSPRQDD, encoded by the exons ATGATATCCGGCAGGCAGAAGAGCAGCCGGTCTCTGGCGTCGCCGTCCAGCTCGCGCTTCGTGACGGAAACCGTTAACGGGTCCCACAACTTCGTCATCAAAGGGTACTCCTTGGCCAAAGGAATTGGGGTCGGAAAGCACATTGCCAGTGAGAATTTCACCGTCGGGGGGTTTCAATGGGCCATCTATTTTTACCCTGATGGTAAAAACCCTGAGGATAACTCAGCTTACGTCTCCGTCTTCATTGCCCTCGCCTCCGAGGGCACCGACGTCCGAGCTCTCTTCGAATTGACACTCGTTGATCAGGGTCCTAATGGCAAGCACAAGGTCCATAGCCACTTCGATCGCTCGCTCGAAAGCGGGCCTTACACCCTCAAGTATAGGGGCAGCATGTG GGGCTACAAACGATTTTTCAGACGGACACTGCTCGAATCATCTAGTTTCCTCAAGGATGATTGCTTGAAAATTAATTGCACTGTTGGTGTTGTGGTTTCTGCAATAGATAGTTCGAGATTGCACTCCATACATGTCCCCGATTCTGATATTGGAGATCATTTTGGTATGCTTTTGGAGAATGAGGAAGGTTCAGATGTTACTTTCAATGTATGTGGAGAAAGGTTTCATGCCCACAAGTTAGTACTGGCAGCTAGATCTCCtttatttgaaaaagaatttttCGATGGAATGAAAGAAGAGAATCATGATGTAGTTGTTACAGATACAGATCCCAAGGTCTTTAAG GCGTTGTTACACTTCATATACACAGATAACCTTATTGAAGATGAAGAGTTGTCAGATGCAAGTTCACTGTGCATGTCTTCTCTATCCGATGGATTAGCTGCCAAGTTGCTTGCTGCATCAGACAAATATGGGTTACCTCGACTCAGACTGATGTGTGAATCTGTTCTCTGCAAGATTATGTCTGTTAATTCTGTTGCCATTATTCTGGCCCTGGCGGACCGTTATCGTGCTATGGATCTAAAGTCTGTTTGCCTAAAGTTTGCTGCTGAAAACCTAGTTG CCGTCATGGAATCAGATGGTTTTGAGTATCTCAAGGAAAACTGCCCACTGCTGCAGTCGGAGCTGCTGAAGACAGTTGCGGGCTGTGACGAGGAACTTAGCGGAGGGGAAAAGACTCGGAGTGTGTGGGGCCAGTTTTCTGACGGAGGGGATACAAATGACAGGAGTGTAAGGCAACGAACCTGGGAAAATGGAGGCGAGAGAAGTCAAAGCATTTGGGTCCCGCTTTCGGATGGTGGTGATGCAAGAGGTAGGAGTAGAAGTAGGAGTCCCAGGCAAGATGATTGA
- the LOC137712578 gene encoding cationic amino acid transporter 2, vacuolar-like has product MGLLVDSNGEGGGGESGRNGGSWGGRNSLIRRKQVDSVHVKSGGHQLAKELTVPHLVAVGVGSTIGAGVYILVGTVAREHSGPALAISFLIAGIAAALSAFCYAELASRCPSAGSAYHYTYICIGEGVAWLVGWALILEYTIGGSAVARGISPNLALLFGGEGSLPAFIARQHIPALGLVVDPCAAILVVIVTGLLCVGIKESTVAQGIVTIANACAMIFVVVAGTYLGFKSGWTGYELPTGYFPFGVNGMLAGSATVFFAYIGFDSVASTAEEVKNPQRDLPLGIGASLSICCALYMLVSMVIVGLVPYYAMDPDTPISSAFASHGMQWAAYVITVGAVTALCSTLMGSILPQPRILMAMSRDGLLPPFLADINKKTQAPVKSTLATGICSAVLAFFMDVSELAGMVSVGTLVAFTMVAISVLIIRYVPPDEVPLPSSLRESIDSVRLRHGRNSQEVKEDDPKTKINVSSSEESTKPLLEKVDIMVELPLIGKRLPLINYTLSEDNRRKVAAWTIMFTCVGVLLLTYSASDLALPSFLRYTLCGGGGILLLLGLIVLTCIDQDDARHTFGHTGGFLCPFVPVLPIVCILINVYLLINLEADTWARVAVWLLVGVVIYVFYGRSHSSLEDAVYVPVAHVDEIFRSSGN; this is encoded by the exons atgggTTTATTGGTTGATTCAAATGGGGAAGGGGGCGGCGGAGAAAGTGGAAGAAACGGCGGTTCATGGGGCGGTCGGAATAGTCTGATACGGCGGAAGCAGGTGGATTCTGTTCATGTGAAGTCAGGGGGTCATCAATTGGCGAAGGAGTTGACTGTTCCCCATCTTGTTGCAGTTG GGGTTGGCTCAACGATTGGAGCAGGAGTCTATATTCTTGTTGGAACAGTTGCTAGAGAGCATTCTGGACCAGCACTAGCAATTTCCTTTCTAATAGCTGGAATTGCGGCAGCCCTTTCTGCCTTTTGTTATGCTGAACTTGCAAGTCGGTGCCCTTCTGCAGGGAGTGCCTACcactatacatatatatgcattgGAGAAGG TGTTGCTTGGTTAGTCGGTTGGGCTTTGATTCTAGAATATACAATTGGTGGCTCAGCTGTTGCTCGGGGCATATCACCTAATCTG GCATTACTTTTCGGAGGAGAGGGCAGTCTGCCTGCTTTTATAGCCCGGCAACATATTCCTGCACTTGGTCTGGTGGTTGACCCGTGTGCAGCAATTCTAGTAGTTATTGTTACAGGGCTCTTGTGTGTGGGAATAAAGGAG AGTACAGTAGCACAAGGCATTGTGACGATAgcaaatgcatgtgcaatgatatTTGTTGTAGTAGCTGGTACTTATCTGGGTTTCAAGTCTGGTTGGACTGGATATGAACTTCCTACTGG GTACTTCCCCTTTGGGGTGAATGGTATGCTTGCTGGGTCTGCAACTGTCTTCTTTGCATACATTGGTTTTGATTCAGTTGCCAGCACTGCTGAAGAG GTGAAGAATCCTCAACGAGATTTGCCACTCGGTATTGGTGCTTCACTATCTATTTGCTGTGCGTTGTATATGTTGGTTTCGATGGTCATTGTTGGTTTAGTGCCTTATTATGCAATGGATCCTGATACACCCATTTCCAGTGCATTTGCTAGTCATGGGATGCAGTGGGCAGC GTATGTGATAACTGTTGGAGCCGTTACTGCTCTCTGCTCAACATTGATGGGCTCTATTCTTCCTCAG CCACGAATCCTGATGGCAATGTCTAGAGATGGATTGTTGCCGCCATTTTTAGCggatattaataaaaaaactcagGCTCCTGTCAAGAGTACATTAGCAACTGGGATTTGTTCTGCAGTCTTGGCCTTCTTCATGGATGTTTCAGAGTTGGCAGGAATG GTTAGCGTGGGTACACTTGTTGCATTCACTATGGTAGCAATATCTGTACTTATAATCAGATATGTTCCACCAGATGAGGTGCCTTTGCCTTCATCTCTTCGCGAGTCCATTGATTCAGTGCGGTTGCGGCATGGAAGGAATTCTCAAGAGGTCAAAGAGGACGATCCTAAGACTAAGATTAATGTTAGTTCTTCGGAGGAGAGTACCAAACCTCTACTTGAGAAAGTGGATATCATGGTTGAACTTCCTCTGATCGGAAAGCGACTGCCTCTTATTAACT ACACATTAAGTGAAGATAATAGGCGTAAAGTTGCTGCCTGGACCATAATGTTCACATGTGTTGGCGTGCTCCTTCTGACATATTCAGCATCAGATTTGGCCCTCCCCAG CTTTCTTCGCTATACATTATGTGGGGGTGGCGGTATTCTTCTTTTATTAGGTCTGATTGTGCTCACATGTATTGATCAAGATGATGCACGACACACCTTTGGGCACACAGGAG GTTTCTTATGCCCATTTGTCCCAGTGCTACCTATTGTCTGCATTCTCATCAACGTCTACCTACTGATTAATCTCGA GGCGGACACCTGGGCGCGTGTTGCTGTATGGCTGCTAGTAGGAGTCGTTATTTACGTGTTTTATGGCCGATCGCACAGCTCATTGGAGGATGCAGTTTACGTGCCAGTAGCTCACGTCGATGAAATCTTTCGGAGCTCAGGAAATTAA